Below is a window of candidate division WOR-3 bacterium DNA.
ACGTTACGCACGCAAGTCGCCAAGCCGGTCCTGCAACTTGTCTATGCTGACACAGTTCTCAACTCGGATGCAACCAGCCGGCCCAGCGCCTGGGACGCTGGCGACCTGCCCGGGCGCGGAAACCAGACTAAGCAAGATTATACTGCCCCCCCCGGGTGTCAACCCGAAATTTGTGGCCCGGCCGGGACTTGTAACCACAGATGGACGCTGGGAAAAGCACGTCGCGAACAAGGAGTCGCCGGGCACGAGGAGTGTGAAACTGTGAGGGTCTGCCGCCACCTTGACGAATGGGCATATGGTGCTGTCAGCCGCCGCGATGGAGAGTTTCACTTTCGACTCTGTACCGATGCTAGCTGCACAGAAAAGCCGGGCGGACGGTGCCGCCCGGCTTAGTGGTGGCAACAACGGTTGCTAGTGTTTGACCACTTTGTACCGCGAGCCGATATCAGGCGTCTCTATCTTCAAGAAGTACACACCCCGCGCCAGGTCATGAGTACACCAGGTCAGGCGTAGCTCGCCTGCAGGTCGAACCTCGTCGGCCAGGCAGGCAACCTCACGGCCAGCGACGTCAATCGCTGAGATGCGTACCCGGCCGGCCTGATTCAGTTGGTAGTGAATCTCGGCATGGCCCGAGAACGGGTTCGGTTCGACTCGCAGACACCGGAGGGCAACCGGCTGTTGTGGCTCAGCGCTGCCGATGGTATTGTCATACCAGGACTGGGCACTGTCGGCATGGGCGCGCGCCTGACTGGTGCTTGTTCCGCCGCAGAATGCAAAGGCGACCCGCTGACGAGCACCGGCCGGCAAGTCGAATGGCCCGACTGAGGTGCACAGCGACCAGTCGTAGGCGCGGTTTGAGTTCGGCTGGTTGATGGTCGCGTTCAGGAACCGCCACTTCATGCCGTCGGTCATCGCCGAGTCCGGGTACACGTACCGTGCGTGGTCAATTGCGGCGAGGTTGGCGTAGGAGTGCGGGTCGAGGATTTTCACGCCGACCGTCGGGTTAGCACTTGAAGACTGACGCATGAACGTGAACCGGCGGGCGACATCGGATGAGCAGATGTTTGCGGTCGGCGCCGAGCCGATGTCGAAGTCGGCAAACACACCAGTGTACAAGCCGTTGACCGCACTTGCACCGTTGTTCTGGATGTCAAATACCAGTACGACAAAGTCGTCGTATCCCGGAGCCGCAACCTGGTAACTGTTCTGGGTGATCGTCAATCCTTTGGCTGAAGGATGACCAGCATCCGAGTAGCTGCCCCGGAAGTGCTCGTCACCAGCCGAAGGCGGTGACACCGGCCGCAGGCTGTCCACCGGTACAAGGTCGGTGTTCGGCGTACCTGATGCCGGGTTGGAGAAGTGCCGGTCGGCAACGTAGTTCGCGGAATTACCGACTGCGAAACTGCCGTAAAAAAGCTGGCTTGAGCCGGTCTTGGGATAACAGAATCCGGACCCGGCATCAGCCGGCGGTAGGTCGTAGCCAATCGAGCCTTGGCAGGAAACGGTCAGTTTGCAGTAACCGGTATCGTGGTCCATCAGAAGCTGACCCTGGACCGGCGGCTCGCCGATAACAAGGTTGAAAGAGCGGGTGAAGGAAGATTCTGCACAGGATAGAAACAGCGTCATTGCCGCGGTGTGGCCCTGCGGACAGCCCGAGCTTACTGAAAGCCGGAACGGGTCAGACAGGTTGTTGGCACTGTCGTTGCCCGCAATGTTGCCGTAGTTTGCAGTGGAGTCCGTAATTGTCAGGTAGCTGGAGCTGGTGCGTAGCCGACCGCTGACCGCGGTGGCACCGACGGTCGAGGCATTGCGGATGTAGGTGATGAGATTGCCAGTCTCACCTGGGTCGAACCGGCCGTTGCCGTTGTTGTCTCCCGTAACCGCAGTACGGGTGAGCACGAGATTCGGCTTGTTTGATGGCGTCACGGCGTCAAGCGCGGCCTTGCAGTTCAGCCGGCCCCAGCCGTAGTTGTTGTTCGGATACGGCCCGCCGCCCGATGGCTTGTCGGCGTTCTCGGTCAGAAGCACGAAGATTTCGTTATGCGTCAGGGTCGGCTTCTTCTGAAGCAGGATTGCGGCAGCACCGCCAACATGCGGGCAGGCCATTGAAGTGCCGTCCATTGAACCGTAGCCACCGTTGGGTAATGAGGAGACGACGCCTGACCCCGGGGCGGCGATGCCTGGGTTGATGAGATTCCAGTCGGGCCTGGGCCAGTATTGAGTGTCAGTCCATGGGCTCTGATTGGGGGCCGGCCCACGGCTTGAGTAGCTGGCGATTGCGTCGGAACTCGTTGTCGCGCCTACGCCGATGCAGATCGGATAAGAGCCCGGGGGCAGGGAAGTGGAACCGCTAGGGCCGGCGTTGCCGATTGAGGCCACGCAGACGATACCAAGGCTGCGCAGATTATTGAACGAGTTGAACCAGTAAGTGCTGGTACGGTCGGACGTGCCCCAGGAGTTGAAGCATACATCAGGCTTGCCGGTTCCGGCCATCCAGTCGAGGCATGCCGATATCCAGCTTGATTGGCCGCTGCCTTGGGAGTTGAAGGCCTTGGCACAGATGAACGTTGCGCCTGGGGCAACACCATATCCCAGAGCACCAACTGCGGTTCCCATTGTGTGGGTGCCGTGGCCATAGTCGTCGTACGGACTTGTCTGGCCGTTGACGCCGTCAAACCAGCCATTGGTCGAGCGCCAGCGGCTACCGAACACGCTGTGGCTGACGTAAACGCCGGTGTCAATGTTGCCGACCACGACGCCGGCTCCATTATACCCTGCGGCCCAGCAGTCGGGCGCACTCACCTTGGTGATGTTCCACTGCTGCATGTCGGTTACGTCAGTAACGGTTGTGACACTAGGCGCGGCTTCGAGCGTAACCGTGAAGTCGTCAATGACGTAGTCAACGTCCTCACGAGCGGCCAGGGCGCGAATGACCGCGGGTGTTGCCGAAAGCGCAATGCGGCTCTCAAGCCAGAAACTTCGCACGTCCTTAGCATCGGTGGCCGCCAGGTAGTCGAGAATCCCGCGTTGGGCACGTTCTGCGACATATTGCAGATAGCTTATCTTCTCATCATAGGTAGTATTTGGTGGCAGTTGGCTCAGGTCGGCCTGCAGACTGGTGTGAACCACAACGGCGACCATCTCGTCGGGCCGGGAGTTGGCGAGTATATTCTCCAGCTCCGGGACGATGGTGCCGCCCAATGCCGCAGCAACAACCGCCAGGCATAATACGAACTGCTTCACGATACCTCCTCGGTAGTAGTACTTGATCCTGCACTGGCGCTGTACACCGGGAATCAGGAACCTTGCCGCTGGCACTCCAGCCACCTCTGCTCCAACTTCAGGCTGCCGCGTACTCCTGGTGTCCAACACCTTGCTTTCTTGGCGGTCGCCGGAGCCGGTTCGCAGGCTGCAGAAAACCATACCCGGCGATCCCCGCCCCTGATGTGCATCGCACGTCAGTTGAAAGAAGTCTATCCCGGCCCGGTGTCGAGTCAAGAATAATTGCTACTCAGGTAGCATACCGTCCTTTGCGAACTAGAACACGGTCTTACCGGCGCCGGTTCAATACGCAACACGGCGTTGCACCGGGTAGAACCCAGGTTTATAATTTCGTTGGCAAAAGGAGGCCAAATGAGAAAGCTCGTCCTCTGCCTGTGTCTTGCCGCCACGTCCGGGCCGGGCCAGTGGTCTGCGCCCATGGCTCTGCCGCACGATTCGGCGGACGACCTGGCGTGTACTGCCGTCGCGATTGACGACAGCAGTCTGTTCGCGGCCTGGGTGTCGCGCTACGGGTTCACCGAGTATGAAATCCGGGGCAGCATGTACAACGCTGACAGCGGTCGCTGGACCGGACTGCGTCGGTTTGCTACTCGCTCGGCTGAAATCGCCATGACCGGTCCCGGGCTTTCCACCGACCCTTTGCGAAACCGGCTATGGGTCGCGTACTACAAAGGGGCGTTCCCGGTTGACCAGGATAGCTGGGGCGTTTACACGGCGTATGCGGACAGCGCCGGTATAAGCCCGTCGGAGCTGACTATGTCCGATACCGGAGTTTCGGCGATCGTGCTCCGACACAATGGTGCTGGTCAGACCGGTATGGTCTGGACCGACATCGCCGGCACGCCACCGGACTTCTACTCTTCGGTCTGGTTCAGCCAGCTTGACGGCGACACTTGGCGTGCCCGTCGGCTCGTTGCTGGCGGTTCCGCGATGCCGCTTACCGACTGCACCGAGCCGGCGTTGTGTGCGGATACCGGAGACCGCTTCTTTGTCGCATGGACCCGCATCGTACCCATAGTACCGAGCTACAGAGTGCATATTGCTGGCCTGCCGGACACAACGACGCTCGGGGTCTTCCCCGGCAGTTCGCCAGCAATCGTCTCAGACCTGCACGGCACTCTGCTTGAGACCAACGTCCAGACGGTAAACACCGAGCGGCTCCTGCTTGCACGGATGTACCGTGCCGGCAACTGGACCGCACCGGAAACCATTTCGCGCACGGCCACGCCTGGGGTTAGACAACGGATGTGTGTTGACACCGCTGGCATATTCTGGGTCATCTACACCGAGGGCGTCGGCCAGCCGATGACACTCCTGGCCCGGTATTATCAGAATGACGGCTGGTCTACGCCGGAAACAGTCGCAGTCGGCGGTGTTTACAACAGCCCGGTCATTGTTTCCACATACTCCAGTCAGTTATGGGCGGTTTGGCAGGGCCAGGATACTGACACAGGACGCATCTTCTCGTCTCGGCGGCTTGGTAGACCTGGCGTTGGTAGCGGGCCAATGCGTGAGGCATCACGCGACCGGATCGAAGCCAGACCAAATCCCTTCAGAACGACTGTCAACTTGAGGCTTCCGACTGGCGCGCAGCGAGTCAATATCTACGATGCGACCGGCCGGCTGGTTCGTTCCTTGAGCGCAAGCGGTGATCGGTCCGCGGCGGGTGTGGTCTGGGACGGTACTGACAGGACCGGCCGCAGGGTGTGTCCCGGACTGTACTGTGTGCGGGAACCTGTAAGTGGAGCAAGCACCACCTTGATTCTCAGATAGCTCTCCAGTCTTGCTCTTTTGTAGGCGGCGCAGCTCCAAGGCCGCGCCGCTCTGGCGAAAGTTTCAGTCCTAGCGGGTGACTACGAGTTTGGTTCGATAGGTATCCTTGCCGTCGAGCGTAAGCTCGGCCAAATAGACCCCGGTCGCAAGGTCGTTGACCGTGAGCTCATGCCGGCCTGCACCCAGGCGCGAATCTGCAAGCAACCGGACAACTCGACCCGCATTGTCATACAGCCGCACGCGACAGGATGCCGTGCGGCCAATGCCAAAGACAATGGATGTTCGGCCGGACGTCGGATTCGGGACAGCATGAAACTCGCGATTGAGAAAGACGAAAGGTGCCTCCTCTACGGATACGCCGTTGGCAGTGGTAACGAGCATTGAGTCTTTGGTGGTGTTGCCCGCGATGTCCGACGCCCGCACGATTACCCAGTAGTTGCCGTCGCCGACTGACGCAGTCGCCCACTTGCCTTGGGTGTCAGTGGACTCGATAATCGTATCACCGTCGGTGTTGGTGACGATAAAGAAGTATTCGCGGCGGTCGTAGTCGCCATAAGAGTTGCAGGTGTTGTCGTTCTTATATACTACGTGGACGTTTGATGCGTCGAGCCGGTTCGAAAATTGGACACTCGTAGTCCAAGGCCGCACGATGAGCCCATCCTGACGTCGAATCATGTGGTCAATCTGATAGGGCGCGAGCTTGTCCCAAGTTGAGTTGCCGGTTGTATATCCGGTCTTGTCGTAAATCTTGGCGATGATGTCCACATCGCCGGTGAGCGCGTTATAATTCAGGTAACTGTTGTTCGTGTTGTCGCGGCAGAAGGCGAATTTCTGACCGCTGCGGGCGTTTTCGAAAACCGGGGCTACAAGGTCGCCACGCGGAAGCAGAATGGTTAGTGGATTCTGAATGAACCACCACGTAACGTTAGGAAAGCGCATCCAAGTGGAGCCGGTGTCCGAGATGCGGGCAAAGTGAATGTGGTCGAATCCGGACACGGTCCAATAAACAAGGTAGCCGATGGTATCGCCGGTAAAAACCCGGTCGCCAAGGTTCTTGTGGGGCCGTTCGGCGTCAATGTGGGCGTAGAGCCATCCGGGTGCGCGACCGGTATAGGTCAGAGGCGAGTCACAGATTGCCAGTCGGTAGTGGAGCTCGGCCTGAATCGTTCCCCAGCCCTTGACCCAACCGTCGGCAATGGCTACGACTGGTCTGTTGTGCTGGCCGACGGTGATGATGTCAATGCCGTTGTGAAAGTAGGCGCCACCGCCGTAGTCCTGATAATTGCCCCAGTTGTTGCCCAATGGATGAACTGAGTCGCCGGGAGGAATTGGCCAGAACTCTGCTCGTGCCAGCACGACGTAAAGCAGAACAGAAAGAACAAGAAAGACGTACTTCATCGAGGACCTCCTGAACTACTGCTGACCGACCAGAAGTCTAGATCGGTTCAGACTATTGTCAATCGCTCACCCCGGGGGGCAGCGCCCTGATCCTTGTTCGCTAACTGGTCGTTTTGTCCGGGCTTGTCCCGGATTCCCAGTGCCCGATGCTGAGGGAGGGCTGCTTGACTTGGCTGCACCTGCATCTACACTTACCGCCGATGAGATTGTCGGTCGGCGCCACTAGGATGCAGCTTATGAAGCTGCGCCACCGGCTTGGGGTCGCACGCCGGGGGCACAAACTCCTGAAGGACAAGCAGGAAGAGTTGATGAGACAGATTCTAGGACTCATCGCCGAAATCCGAACGCACCGCATCCGGGTCGAGCGGGAAACCGGGAGGGTCCTGGGCCGGCTGGCCTTGGCCAGGAGTGCATTCGATCCGAGGTTCTTTGATGAGGCGGTAATGGTGCCGACCCGGAAGATACGAGTCAGGGTTGAAACCCGAAACATCCTGAACATTAGGGTGCCGGTATTCAGGAAGGAGGTTTCAGGCGACTTGTGGTGCTATGGGTTCGCCAAGACGTCCGGAGAACTCGACCTCGGACTCTTGGAGTTAGAGAAGCTGATTGACTCGCTGCTCGTACTTGCCGAAAAGGAAAAGACGCTCGAACTGCTGGCAGGAGAGATGGAGAAAACAAGACGGCGGGTGAACGCCCTAGAGTTTGTGCTGATACCGGACATCGAGGAAACAGTGAAGTTTATAACCCTGAAGCTTGCTGAGAACGAACGCGGGGAGTTGACCCGGCTGATGCGGGTGAAAGAGATAATAAGAAAGTGACCGGAGGCCGATTTCCGATGGCCAGCCAATGCGAGAGTTTCAACAGAGTGACCGCGAGGCGCCGATGAGTGCGAGAACAGGAGTTCTCCGAACGGGTCCGGACCTGAGTAGTGTGCGAGGGCGGTTGTTGGCGACCCTGCCCCGGAGGCTGCTTGGCTAGAAGGCGTGGGGTGACGTGGATAATGTATGCAGCCTGGATTACGCTGACCGTTATCGCGCTGGTCGTGCCGACCGAGCGCATGCCGAGGCTGTTCTGGGCCGGACTGGACAAGGTCAGTCACACCGTAATGTTCACCGTACTGGGTGCGCTGGGCCAAGCCGCGGCACCGTGGTTGACCCTGTTTGTGTCTCTGTCCCTGGCCGTCGGGTTGGAGCTAGTCCAGAAGAAGCTCCCTTACCGCACCTACGATACGGTTGAACTCTTGGCCAATATCATCGGCGTTATCGCCGGTGTGGTCTGCTTCGAACTGGGCTCGAGGCTGAAAAGAGATGGACGATGACTACGCTGACGCATCACGGCGTTTCATCCGAATTGGGCGCCGGGCGTTGAGTATAGAACGTAACGTGCTCTGACCATGGGCGGGCTGAAACATACTAGACCCAAGGGAACCCAGGATTTTATACCGCCGGAATCGGCGCGGCTCAGACAGATTGAAACCGTCGCCCGAAGTCTGTGCGAGCGGTATGGCTTCCAAGAAATAGTTACTCCGGTGTTCGAACACACCGAGGTATACGTGAAGTCATCGGGTTCGGGCTCGGACATCGTCACAAAAGAGATGTATAGCTTCAAGGACCGGGCCGGAAGGGACCTGACGCTTCGGCCCGAGGGTACGCCAGGTGTGGTGCGGGCGGTGTTAGAGAACTACATCCGAGTACCGTGCCGGCTGTACTACATTGGACCGCACTTTCGCTACGGTCGGCCGCAGAAGGGCCGGTACCGTGAGTTTCGCCAGCTCGGAGTTGAGGCGCTGGGGGAGGCTCACCCGATGGTTGATGCAGAATTGATTCGATTTGGGGTTGTGTTCTTTCAAGAACTCGGCATCACTGACTGCCTGACCCAGCTTACTTCGATCGGATGCCGCGTGTGCCGGCCCGCGTACCGGGACAAACTGGTCATGTTCTTGGTTGGGCACCAGGGAGAGTTGTGTCCGGACTGCCGTCTCCGGCTTGAACGCAACCCGCTGCGCGTATTCGACTGTAAGGTCGAAACCTGCCGGATTGCGGTGGCCGATGCGCCCAAGCCGGCCGAGTACCTGTGCCCTGAATGCCAACGTCACCACCAGGCGGTCATGGCTGCGCTCAGGCGATGGGAAGTGCGGTTCGAAGTGAATGACCGGCTGGTAAGGGGGTTGGACTACTACAACCGGACAACCTTCGAGTATATTTCCACGCGGCTCGGTGCCCAGGACAGCCTAGGCGGCGGCGGCCGGTACGACTATCTTGTCGCGGACTTCGGCGGACCAGAGACGCCCGCAGTTGGGTTGGCAATTGGTCTGGAGCGGACACTCTTGGCAACACCTGAATCGAGTCCGGCGGTACGACGAAAGCTCGTCTTCGTGGTCTGGCTGGCTGAATCCGAGCTTGACGCCGCGGTCAGGGTTCTTGACCGGCTCCGGGCGGCCGGCATTCCAGCCCAGATTGACTTTGATGCACGCAAACCCAAGCACCAGTTCCGGTCCGCGGATGCGGCCGGTGCGGCGTGCTGCGTCATTGTCGGGCCAGACGAGCTGGCACGCGGCTCATTATCAGTCAAGAATCTCGAAACCGGCGAGCAACTTGAAGTGCCACAAAATACGGTTGTTGAGCAGGTCCGCTCGTTCCTGCGCTGAATTCAGGCCGCGTAGTTTGTCCTTTTCACAGATGCTCTGAGTTCGCCGTCCGCGGTATCTCGCCTGGTTAGTCGGTGAGCGAGAGCAGGTACTGGTCAAGCGCGAGCTGACCGGTGCCGGGTTCGAGCGCGACCGCAACGTGCCACCGGCGGTCGCCCGGGCCGTCGAGTGTGAGTTCTAGCAAGCCGGTGCCCGAGTCACCGGCCTTGCCCGAGTGTTCGTTGACCAGTTGCGGGCAGTCTGGTATGCCAGCAGGGGCAGTGAGCTCGAGCGAGCGCGTGTGCTGCCAGGCAAGTAGTACTACTCGACCGGTGCCCGCCGATTCAAGACGCCAATCATAGTCAAGAAGCAGCCGATGACATGGGCCGGGCAGTACCGGAGCGAGAGCAATGAGTTTCATGTCGGCCGGGAGCAGGGGAGGCTTGGCATGTCCGGCGACCGGTTGGCAGAAGGCGATGAAACGGGAGCTCGGTTCAGGAGCCGGAGGGCGCTTTTTTTGTGTGATGGTAATCTTGATTGGTTCGACCTTCACGGCCGGTGACAACTCGGGTTGACTTGCAAGCCACTCGTCATACTCCTGCTCACCCTTGAGCCGAGCATGATGACTGCACATCGGCAGCAGGTTCTCAACCGAGGTGCGCCCACCCTTGGACCTAGGGCAGCGGTGAACCAGGGTGGCATAAGCCTCGTAGCAACCCGGGACCGCACAAGTTGTGCCCCTCAAAGCCACAACCGCGTCGGCCATCTCCTGAGGCCAGGTGTCACCACCAAAATAGGCGGTGTGGTCCTCACGCGGGGTTGGCGGGTAGTGGCTGTGCTGGCAGTTCGGACAGACGACTTCGTCTCGGTGCCAGTCCCAGTCAACCTCAAGTGGCTGGCTGCACTCTGGGCAGCGATAGTGCCAGATCATGCCGGTTCTCCCGAGTAGACGCGTGGTCGCGTTCGCAACACTCTCACGCTATCATGATATTGCCGATTGCAGTACGGTGTCAAGCTTAGGCAAACTGGCTGCCCGTTGTCCAGGAACATCGGTAAGCCCGGAGGTGCCGGATGCGGAAGTAGTACGGTACGCAGCGAGCGTCACGGGTTCGTGCCAAGCTCTCCGATTCCGGAAAGCACGAATTGCTTGGCCGCTAAGAGCGTCTATGAAGATTTCCCTTGACCGGGGCATTGTTTGACCCGACTCAGCCGACGTGTTAGAATATATCGGGTGGAACAGTTCCACCAAAGATCAAAGACCGCACCGGGGGAAAGATGAAGAAGACGTCTACTTCTGTAGTCCGCGAGATAAGAAGGCGCAAAGTCCGGTTTGTTCAGCTATGGTTCACTGATGTACTAGGTTTTCTCAAGGGCGTGACGATACCGGCCACAGAGCTTGAGCGAGCGTTTAGCCACGGAATGGCTTTTGACGGTTCCTCAATCGAGGGTTTCGCCCGCATTGAAGAGTCAGACATGGTAGTTCGACCGGACCCGACCACTTTCGCCGTTCTACCTTGGGAAGTGCAGGGCGAACGGGCTGGCCGAATGTTTGGCGACGTAATGACACCGGCGGGGAAGCCGGTTCTCTCCGACCCGAGGTTTGTGCTGCGGCGTGTTGTCGAGCGATGCCGCAAGCTCGGTTTCATCCCCAAGGCCGGTTGTGAGCTTGAGTGCTTCTACTTCAAGAGTTCGGCCGCTCCCGAATTTCTAGACCACTCGGGTTATTTCGATCTGACTCCGGTGGCGGTCGCGGAACGGGTTCGCCACGATACTATCACGGCACTCGAGGCCTTGGGCGTACCGGTCGAATACAGCCACCACGAGGTTTCGAAAAGCCAGCACGAGGTGGACCTGCGCTACACAGACGCACTGACCATGGCCGACAACGTTATCACTGCCCGGTTCGTGGCCAAACAAGTTGCCCAAGCTAACAATGTCCACGTGAGTTTCATGCCCAAGCCGGTTTACGGCATCAATGGTTCGGGGATGCACGTTCACCTGTCACTGTTTCGGGCTGGCCGAAACGCATTCTTCGACGCCACAAAGTCCATGTATCTCTCGGACACTGCCCGGCACTTCATCGCTGGTCTGCTTAGGCATGCCGAGGAGATCACTGCGGTCACCAATCAGTGGGTCAACTCCTACAAGCGGCTTGTGCCTGGCTACGAGGCGCCGGTGTATGTGTCATGGGCACAGATGAACCGTTCGGCTTTGGTCCGGGTCCCGGCGTTCGACCGAAGACGACCAGGCGCGGCCCGGTGCGAATACCGCTCGCCGGACCCGGCCTGCAACCCGTACCTTACGTTTGCAGTGCTGTTTGCCGCTGGCCTTGCCGGCATCACTCAGAAGCTGAAACTCAATTCGCCGACATCGGACAATATCTACCGGATGACACCGGAGGAGCGCAAGGCTGCGGGTATCGGTTCGCTACCTTCGGACCTGTTTGGTGCAGTCCTGCGAGCCGAGTCCAGCAAGCTTGTGCGCGAGACTCTGGGTGACGAGCTGTTCCGACACTTCGTGCGCAACAAGAAGCTGGAATGGGACGAGTACAAGGCTCAGGTCACAGAGTACGAGGTCAAGCGCTACCTGCCGATACTGTAGTCGCGTTGTCTTGCGCCCGAATCAGATTGTTCGTACCTGAAACTGCCAAGCAGTGCTGCGGGTCGCTGCCAGTTTCGAAGTGCAGGCAAGAGTTCTTCAAGGTTGTCCCTGGATTCCGAAGCGGGACGTCCTGGACGTGCCTTTGATTTGACCGACAGCCGGGCCACCGTTATCCTCTGCCCGTGGTTGCCCTGCTGCTTGCACTTGTCGCTACAAGTCGAGTCGTTATCACCGAAGTAATGGCCAATCCCTCGGGTAGCACCGGTGCACACGCGCCCGAGGACCGAAACGAGTTTGTGGAACTGTACAACCCCACTCAGGAAGCGGTTGACCTCATGGGCTGGATTCTTGACGACCTCGATGGTTCGCTCGACCGGCTAATTGCGTGGCAGGATTCGTCAATCCTTGGTGCGAACCCGACCGCAATCATCAACTACACCTGGCTCGGGCCTGGCAAGTATGCGGTGGTGTTGGACTCAGAATATACCGACCCGGTGCCAGTCGGTGGGTATGAGCAGCCGTACCGATTTGGTGACTCGTGCCTGATTCTCACTACAGCCAATACTACAATCGGCAACGGTCTAGCCACTACCGATCCCTTAGTACTTGCATCGCCATATGGTGACACAAGTACGTTCGGCACGCCGGCAACCCCGAATGACAATTTTCCGGCCAACCCCGGGGATGGTTTTTCGTGGGAGCGGATTGATCAAGTCGGGCCGGACATCATATCGAACTGGGCCACCTGTTCTGATGGATGCACACCCGGCAGGCCGAACTTGGCGAGCACTGTGCCAAATCTTTCGGTGTCAGAGCTCAGATTAGCTGAGCCGGAGAGTCTGAGGCCGGGTCAGTCGTTTCGGGGTTCGGTCCTGATTGCAAACGTCGGGTTCATTCCAACCCAGAATTGGTTTCTGGATGTATTCCTTGACCGCAACGGAAACTCGGCCCGCGACCCGTCAGAGGAATGCTGGCATACTAACGGATGGCCGCTGCTGCCTGGTGAGGATTCGGTTGTTGAGTTTACGCTTACCGGGCCTAGGACTACAACCGACCTCTGGGCGCGGATTACCTGCGAAGGAGACAGGGATACGGTCAACAATCGGTTGCGCTTGACACTCAATCCATCTGGGGCTGGTCGTCTCTTGAGTTTGGCGACCTCGAGCTTTAGCCCTGATCAGGACGGGTACGAGGACAGCCTTGAAGTCGTATATCGGCTGCCGAGGTCCGGTGGCAAACTGAGAATCGTGATATTCGACCTAGCTGGCCGCGTATGCCGAGAACTGCTTGACGTTAAAACCGAGACTGAGCAGGGCCTGGTCGTGTGGGACGGCCGGAACGCATCAGGCCGGATTGCAGCGGGTGGCATCTACGCCGTGTGGCTGTCATACCATCTGCCGGATGGTGACTGGGTGGAGAAAATGCCAGTGGTACTGGAGCGCTAGCACGCAATCGGGCTTATGGGGCAAGTGGACCCTGCCCTTCAATTGACGATGTAGTTGCGTGGGTTGACCCAAACCCCTCCGCGCATGACACCGTAGTGAAGATGGGTACCGGTAGCGCGGCCTGAGGAACCGACTGTCGCGATGATCTTGCCGCGGCTGACGTTATCCCCAACGTTTACCCGGAGCGACTGGCAATGGGCAAAAAAGGTGTG
It encodes the following:
- a CDS encoding S8 family serine peptidase; translated protein: MAGVPAARFLIPGVQRQCRIKYYYRGGIVKQFVLCLAVVAAALGGTIVPELENILANSRPDEMVAVVVHTSLQADLSQLPPNTTYDEKISYLQYVAERAQRGILDYLAATDAKDVRSFWLESRIALSATPAVIRALAAREDVDYVIDDFTVTLEAAPSVTTVTDVTDMQQWNITKVSAPDCWAAGYNGAGVVVGNIDTGVYVSHSVFGSRWRSTNGWFDGVNGQTSPYDDYGHGTHTMGTAVGALGYGVAPGATFICAKAFNSQGSGQSSWISACLDWMAGTGKPDVCFNSWGTSDRTSTYWFNSFNNLRSLGIVCVASIGNAGPSGSTSLPPGSYPICIGVGATTSSDAIASYSSRGPAPNQSPWTDTQYWPRPDWNLINPGIAAPGSGVVSSLPNGGYGSMDGTSMACPHVGGAAAILLQKKPTLTHNEIFVLLTENADKPSGGGPYPNNNYGWGRLNCKAALDAVTPSNKPNLVLTRTAVTGDNNGNGRFDPGETGNLITYIRNASTVGATAVSGRLRTSSSYLTITDSTANYGNIAGNDSANNLSDPFRLSVSSGCPQGHTAAMTLFLSCAESSFTRSFNLVIGEPPVQGQLLMDHDTGYCKLTVSCQGSIGYDLPPADAGSGFCYPKTGSSQLFYGSFAVGNSANYVADRHFSNPASGTPNTDLVPVDSLRPVSPPSAGDEHFRGSYSDAGHPSAKGLTITQNSYQVAAPGYDDFVVLVFDIQNNGASAVNGLYTGVFADFDIGSAPTANICSSDVARRFTFMRQSSSANPTVGVKILDPHSYANLAAIDHARYVYPDSAMTDGMKWRFLNATINQPNSNRAYDWSLCTSVGPFDLPAGARQRVAFAFCGGTSTSQARAHADSAQSWYDNTIGSAEPQQPVALRCLRVEPNPFSGHAEIHYQLNQAGRVRISAIDVAGREVACLADEVRPAGELRLTWCTHDLARGVYFLKIETPDIGSRYKVVKH
- a CDS encoding FlgD immunoglobulin-like domain containing protein, which produces MRKLVLCLCLAATSGPGQWSAPMALPHDSADDLACTAVAIDDSSLFAAWVSRYGFTEYEIRGSMYNADSGRWTGLRRFATRSAEIAMTGPGLSTDPLRNRLWVAYYKGAFPVDQDSWGVYTAYADSAGISPSELTMSDTGVSAIVLRHNGAGQTGMVWTDIAGTPPDFYSSVWFSQLDGDTWRARRLVAGGSAMPLTDCTEPALCADTGDRFFVAWTRIVPIVPSYRVHIAGLPDTTTLGVFPGSSPAIVSDLHGTLLETNVQTVNTERLLLARMYRAGNWTAPETISRTATPGVRQRMCVDTAGIFWVIYTEGVGQPMTLLARYYQNDGWSTPETVAVGGVYNSPVIVSTYSSQLWAVWQGQDTDTGRIFSSRRLGRPGVGSGPMREASRDRIEARPNPFRTTVNLRLPTGAQRVNIYDATGRLVRSLSASGDRSAAGVVWDGTDRTGRRVCPGLYCVREPVSGASTTLILR
- a CDS encoding T9SS type A sorting domain-containing protein, which produces MKYVFLVLSVLLYVVLARAEFWPIPPGDSVHPLGNNWGNYQDYGGGAYFHNGIDIITVGQHNRPVVAIADGWVKGWGTIQAELHYRLAICDSPLTYTGRAPGWLYAHIDAERPHKNLGDRVFTGDTIGYLVYWTVSGFDHIHFARISDTGSTWMRFPNVTWWFIQNPLTILLPRGDLVAPVFENARSGQKFAFCRDNTNNSYLNYNALTGDVDIIAKIYDKTGYTTGNSTWDKLAPYQIDHMIRRQDGLIVRPWTTSVQFSNRLDASNVHVVYKNDNTCNSYGDYDRREYFFIVTNTDGDTIIESTDTQGKWATASVGDGNYWVIVRASDIAGNTTKDSMLVTTANGVSVEEAPFVFLNREFHAVPNPTSGRTSIVFGIGRTASCRVRLYDNAGRVVRLLADSRLGAGRHELTVNDLATGVYLAELTLDGKDTYRTKLVVTR
- a CDS encoding V-type ATP synthase subunit D; the protein is MRLSVGATRMQLMKLRHRLGVARRGHKLLKDKQEELMRQILGLIAEIRTHRIRVERETGRVLGRLALARSAFDPRFFDEAVMVPTRKIRVRVETRNILNIRVPVFRKEVSGDLWCYGFAKTSGELDLGLLELEKLIDSLLVLAEKEKTLELLAGEMEKTRRRVNALEFVLIPDIEETVKFITLKLAENERGELTRLMRVKEIIRK
- a CDS encoding VanZ family protein produces the protein MARRRGVTWIMYAAWITLTVIALVVPTERMPRLFWAGLDKVSHTVMFTVLGALGQAAAPWLTLFVSLSLAVGLELVQKKLPYRTYDTVELLANIIGVIAGVVCFELGSRLKRDGR